One stretch of Mobula birostris isolate sMobBir1 chromosome 5, sMobBir1.hap1, whole genome shotgun sequence DNA includes these proteins:
- the gng10 gene encoding guanine nucleotide-binding protein G(I)/G(S)/G(O) subunit gamma-10: MTSNSNLSSLQRTVEQLKFEAGIERIKVSQAATELQQYCIQNACKDALLVGLPAGSNPFREPRSCSLL; encoded by the exons ATGACTTCAAACTCGAACCTGTCGAGCTTGCAGCGGACGGTGGAGCAGCTGAAGTTTGAGGCGGGAATCGAGAGGATTAAA GTTTCACAGGCTGCCACTGAACTCCAGCAGTATTGCATCCAAAATGCCTGCAAAGATGCGCTGTTGGTGGGATTACCTGCAGGAAGCAACCCCTTCAGAGAACCTAGGTCCTGCTCCCTTCTCTAA